The following are encoded together in the Poseidonibacter lekithochrous genome:
- a CDS encoding Mrp/NBP35 family ATP-binding protein — MANIEDIKKELENVKYPGFQKSIVEFGFVKDIQLDGKLASIALDITSSAQEVEDQLRKDIHACINAIGLEVRLGFNKPQAPTQNSNSTSGKNIAPQIKKIVMVSSGKGGVGKSTTTVNLAVAAAMQGKKVGVLDADIYGPNIPRMMGVNGQEVEVIGDKAKPLMAYGVAVMSMGVLMDEGQAVIWRGSMVMKAIQQLLRDILWEELDILFIDMPPGTGDAQLTLAQSVPVAAGINVTTPQHVALDDSRRSLDMFQKLHIPVAGIVENMSGFICPSCETESDIFGMGTCEDLADQYNTQVLGNLPIEPSIRVGGDSGKPITYFNPESVSAKRYMEAAAKVIAFVEEVADDRTNESIQPTTPPGVSACSTSAAPAPKAEASSGCCSSTTSEAPKQGGGCGCN; from the coding sequence ATGGCTAATATAGAAGATATTAAAAAAGAACTAGAAAATGTTAAATATCCTGGTTTCCAAAAATCAATTGTTGAGTTTGGATTCGTAAAAGATATTCAATTAGACGGTAAACTAGCTTCAATCGCATTAGATATTACTTCAAGTGCTCAAGAAGTAGAAGACCAATTAAGAAAAGATATTCATGCCTGTATAAACGCTATTGGCTTAGAAGTTAGACTTGGGTTTAATAAACCACAAGCTCCAACACAAAACTCTAACTCTACTAGCGGTAAAAACATTGCACCACAAATTAAAAAAATTGTAATGGTTAGTTCAGGAAAAGGTGGAGTTGGTAAATCAACAACAACTGTAAACTTAGCAGTAGCAGCAGCTATGCAAGGTAAAAAAGTTGGTGTTTTAGATGCTGATATCTACGGTCCAAATATTCCTCGAATGATGGGTGTAAATGGTCAAGAAGTTGAAGTAATTGGTGATAAAGCTAAACCATTAATGGCTTACGGTGTTGCTGTAATGTCAATGGGTGTTTTAATGGATGAAGGTCAAGCTGTAATCTGGAGAGGTTCTATGGTTATGAAGGCTATCCAACAATTATTAAGAGATATTCTATGGGAAGAATTAGATATCTTATTTATTGATATGCCTCCAGGTACTGGTGATGCTCAATTAACACTTGCACAAAGTGTTCCAGTTGCAGCTGGTATCAATGTAACAACTCCACAACATGTAGCATTAGATGATTCTAGAAGATCATTAGATATGTTCCAAAAATTACATATTCCAGTAGCTGGTATTGTTGAAAATATGAGTGGATTTATTTGTCCATCTTGTGAAACAGAATCAGATATCTTTGGAATGGGTACTTGTGAAGACTTAGCTGATCAATATAATACTCAAGTATTAGGTAACTTACCAATTGAACCTTCAATTAGAGTAGGTGGAGATTCTGGTAAACCAATCACTTACTTTAATCCTGAATCTGTATCTGCAAAAAGATATATGGAAGCAGCTGCTAAAGTAATTGCATTTGTAGAAGAAGTTGCTGATGATAGAACAAATGAATCTATTCAACCAACAACACCTCCTGGTGTATCTGCTTGTTCAACATCAGCAGCTCCAGCTCCTAAAGCTGAGGCTAGTTCAGGATGTTGTAGCTCAACTACTTCTGAGGCACCTAAACAAGGTGGCGGATGTGGTTGTAATTAA